Part of the Chelmon rostratus isolate fCheRos1 chromosome 10, fCheRos1.pri, whole genome shotgun sequence genome is shown below.
aatCAGTATTAAATGGATACGAGTATCATGCTGGTACATGTATggaaacatttccacattttgtccACATCCGGCTCTGATTtctgcagaagaaaacagaatcCTGCAGCAAGTCGATCaagaaaatgctgctgatttCAAAGTCATTTATTAGGACAAACCCCTCGAGATGTGCGATCTTGAGGGCtcacacacagaatcacagaTGTAAACCTCCTGTACTGAAGAGTCTGCATCATAAATCTGTGCTGATTCAGTCTGTGAGATATACTTGTCATAAATCACACTGTGTATGAGCCACTGATGAGTCCACTCTTTCTGTTTatctctgacaaacacaaaaaacatttcagcaggAAATTAAACCAGCTCTACTTTCCACCAGAATGAACCTGAAGATACGTTTTGCTTAAGATAATGACAGCGTGGATGATAAGACATGTAATCATGGGAAAGAGCAACAAGGACTGAGTTAACCGTTTCAGAATCAGACATCCTGCATCACATGAAAGGGCAGATAGTTTGTGTATTATTGGAAGATATGAACtcatcactgacacattttgagagaggctgctggcagtCAGACAGCTGGTAGCAGAAGCTGATCATTAAATGATGGCAGAgatagtataaatacagtcattagTGGAGCATGTTTTTGCTTATGTTTggcagatttgttgcttttccatCTGCGTGATTCACTAAAATCTGTGACATATTTTACAAACAGCAGAACTCTGACAGACGTTACTCTTCTTTAGGTTCAGGtgagcctcctcccatttggtgagataaATGCACAAACTGTTTGTCAGGTACTCCATCTCTCCCACAGTTATGCTTCTTCTTCGTGACTTCTCGTCACTTGGTATAACAGCTAACGTTtcacatactgccacctgcGTTACTTTAACTTGTCGATTATGTCTCCCATCAACGTTCCAGCCtagactttttttctgttcagaaaggttaaaaatacagGAGATTTTTGGGGCTATATATAAATGAGAGGACAGTGGGAGTGAAGTGTAAAATGAGGGAAAAGCCTGCAcgcacagctgcagacagattcAGACATTAAACTGAGAGTGAATCTGTTGAGACGTGTGAGTAGGAAAAACACTTCTGATAAAGATGATAAAATTTCTCTCAAAACCAATCACAAAGTAGGATAACATTGCCATAGAGACAGACTCTCTGTTGAGACTGCTAACTCAGTGTTCAGACTGCTAACTCACTGGCCAAACTGCTGACTCACTGTTCACACTGCTGACCCACTGTTTAGGATATTCACACTGCTGACTCACTGTTCAGACTGCTGACCCACTGTTTAGGATATTCACACTGCTGACTCACTGTTCAGACTGCTAACCCACTGTTTAGGATATTCACACTGCTGACTCACTGTTCAGACTGCTAACCCACTGTTTAGGATATTCACACTGCTGACTCACTGTTCAGACTGCTAACCCACTGTTTAGGATATTCACACTGCTGACTCACTGTTCAGACTGCTGACCCACTGTTTAGGATATTCACACTGCTGACTCACTGTTCAGACTGCTGACCCACTGTTGAGGATATTCACACTGCCGACTCACTGTTCAGACTGCTGACCCACTGTTAAGGATATTCACACTGCTGACTCACTGTCCAGACTGCTAACTCATTGCTCAGGCTATTCACACTGCTTTCAGATTCAGAttgctaacttttttttttcagaccgTTGACTCACTGTTCAGACTATTCAGactgctgacacactgtttACCCTGTTCAGACCACTGACTCCCTGTTCAGACTGCTGAGTCAGTGTTCAGACTATTCAGACTGCTGGTGGCTCTCTGTCCAAACTGCTTACTCATGGTTCACACTGCTAACTCATCTCCAGAGTACTGACTCACTGTTCAGACCACTGACTCCCTCTTCAGACTGCTGAGTCAGTGTTCAGACTGTTCAGACTCAGGAGTGGGAATCACAGAATAATTCACGATATGATGCTATCACAAAAAGGATGGCTTGTAAACAGGCATTGTTaggaaaggccaggtgatgtaaatgtgaaaattttATAAATTCTCTGACTCCTgaaaccttgtcccaacaataGGAAGCCATGTtctcctctaagcagctgcctgcactctgaaaaataaaataattgatgCCCATAAAGCAGGTGAAGACTGTAAGAAGTTCTAATGTTataatgtaattaagaaatgtaagttaacaggaacagtggaggGCAAGTtgaggtctggaagaccaagaaaactttGAAAAAGAACTGCTCATGGGATTGCTAGAAAGCAAATCAAACCCCTGTTTGACTGTAAAGACCCTCATGAAGATTCAACAGACTCTGGAGAGGTGATGCTCTGTTCTACTGTACAGTAAGAAAACCTTTCATTCGAAATTCAGAAGTTTGCAAATTAACATCTAAACAAGCCATTTTGGCACCAATCAAGTTAAAATAGCACGTCTTGGCCACAATGAGCACAGtaatgtttggagaaaaaaaaggtgcagaatttcatgaaaagaacaccaACTGTCCAGTCCTGCTGCAGCCGGTGGACGGCGAGCATTTCACTGAcagagggaagaatggattcaattaaatacgAACAAATTCTGCAATCAAGCATCACAGcgtctgtaaaaaaaaaaaaaaagctgcagatgagAAGAGGATGGAGTCTAGAGCAGGATAATGATGCtgaacacacctcaaaatccacaacaGACTACCTCAAGAGGACCAAGCTAAAGGTTTTGCAGTGGCCCTCACAGTCCTCTGATCTGTGGATAAAGAGCACTTCCATATTCCAATAAGAATATTGCTAATAGCCACCATTGTAATGGTTATGTATTTCAAGGGGAAGTATAATGATGTGTGCCCGTATCATGAGTGTCGAGTCACTGCTCAGAGTGTTGAGTCACTGTTCAGAGTGTTGAGTCACTGTTCAGAGTGTTGACTCATTGGTTAACTGTCGTGCAGACAGTAGACTGATAGAACAGGTGATCCTCAGAAGTACAGACATATAAACAtgtctccatctccatctctcttcttTTATCTCACTCCATCCCTTCTCTCCTTCACACcaacctctctctcccctctctctctctctcacacacacacacacacacacacacacacacaatcaaattactggaggcaggaagagagaagagcTTGTtatgttgccatggcaacagcatgtctcatcacacacacgcacgcgcacacacacacacacaggcttaatCTAGTGTAGATGCTTCGGCTGAAAGCTGCAGTCGTGTCTGTGCAGGAGCTCAGACTGAATCAATGAAAATAGAGGAGaggtttcttcttttcttttccttgtcaAAGGGGTTTTTCCTTGTCTGAATTGTGGGGGTGGAGGGTGTCGCATAATTTTAAAGCTGATTTGTGATTCTCGTGTTGTCTCCCTGCCTGTATGAGCCGACAGCAGACAAGTAATGTGACCACTATCATGGCTTACAAGGACACTTGGCGGAACTGAGCCGTCATAAACAGAATTAGTTTCACCTTTTCCTGCCATGACAAGTCAAAACATTACATTATACAATGAATGTCTATCATTAGCaacaaagtgtaaaatataatttagctttttgttgttgaaaagaAGTGTAAGTCAGCAGAAAGTGAACCTAAAATAAGACAACTTATTTTGTTTATGATGGGGCTCCTGACATCAGTTTCCTACACGAGAGGCATAAAGagaaacaacatgacaacaaaaagacacaaagcaatcataaagagacacaaaacgatcacaaagagagacaaaagagtcacaaagagaaaaaactgccacaaaaagacacaaaatgaaaaagagacacaaaaagacacaaagcaatcataaagacacacaaaatgaccacaaatagatacaaaacaaccacaaagacagacaaaactgccacaaagagacacaaaacagccaaaatgagacaaaaaacaaccacaacagacaaaataaccacaacaataaagagacaaaacgaccacaaagagacacaaaatgacgGAGTTTCAATCCCTGGGCCCTTTTGCTGCATGTCGTCCCCTCTTCCTGCCTCCCTCCAGCTGCTACTATCAATAAAGCAACTTAGGTgaaattaaatatgttaaaatatctgaaaatctCATGTGCTGAAGTCACGTGAGTTCACCACCATGTGTTAAACACTCGTCTGACGTGAtgaatttattttcttgtcGGGCTGTTTATCTTATGtttactctgtttttttattttcgcTTGTTCACTCTGTCACGGCAGCTTTGAAGCAGTGTTGGAATGTCACTCGCGCTGTCTCACGTAGGCAACTGTCTGACACGGCTGTTGTCGAATAGTCAAAAAATGAACGCTTTGCTTTGACCTCGTTGGAAAACGTCATGAGATCAAGGAAGGACGTGAAAAAGGAATTCAGGGCCTCAGGAAACCTGCAATCCCACTGCACTCGCACGAGGCTACATCATCACGAGACATAGATGTTACTGATGCACGTCTGCTGTGGTGAAAGTATAATGTTCTGAAGATGGATGACTAAAAATTCATCTTAAATACTTTTCCCTGTGTGTTCTTACTGAGGCGGCTGTGTAAATGTGGACAACCCGGTGAATATTGTCATTGCATTCTGAAGCTTGGAATGGAAAGACAAAGGGAGGATATAAGTGGGCACACATGTGAACAGAAGTGTGATGTAAAATCTCAGCAGGATCATGAAGCCTAACGTTCCTCTAGAGTTCTGTGGTTCATCAGTGTGTCTGAACggcagtgcagacagacagaggcagactgCCCCGTggttaatctgctgattatgaGTCTGCACATAGAACAACTTCAGAACCACAACTCAGCAGCACGTTAAGTCATCTTAAATATTGCTGCTGCAAGGAATTGTGGGACGGCATTATCTCCATTCCTTTCATGAAGGGTGGTTCAGTGTATCCTTTGCTGAAGGAGATAAGAAAGGAACCACTTCACTCTGCGAGGAACCATTCTAAGACAAAAAGACCGTTCCACCACGACCACGAGCGACTTACAGGGGATGAAAGCTGGGTTCACCCTGTCCCCCCCTCTCTACAGCTGACATCCACCCTGTGCCACCTTCCTCCACACCTTCAACGCCCCCACAACACACATCCATGTACTGCTAACGCACTCAGCTGTTAGTTTTAATAAACATCTCTTGTTTTGAGTAAAACCTTCGTGTTTGCTCTCGATGAGAGTGCCAGTCAGTCAATGCAcgatcaaaaacacaaacttcaaTGCAGAGCTGTAATAATACAGAACaggatctcacacacacacactcacacacacacttcttttcaTCACAGggaaatgttgcactttttactccgTTATCTGAAAGCTTTAATTACAAGTTACTGTATAAATTCTGATTTTTACGTACAAACATATGATAAAACATGATGCTCTGTGATACATGAAACTACCCAACAGTTTACTGGAGAACAGCTGAGAGGATTAGAGtatttccttcctttctgtcAGTGAAGTTTACtttcagaatgaaaacagcacaaagcgTTCGGAGAGCTCAGTCACAAGACCGGCTGAATTAGTGGCTACAGGTGAGCTTTGAGATTCCTCCCACCTGCCTAACATCGAGCCAAACTCCCTGATCCTGATGAAGAGCAGATCTCCTGCACCTCCATCTCATTCACTTCACATCTGGGACATGTTTTGCTTCTCCGCTCCTACGACCCACCCCTGGGCTGTAGGAGCAGTTAATGTTAGGTAAGACAAGCTTAGATTCACCTGAGCTGACTGATGGGAACCATTTCAAGATAAGGCAGACAAATCTGAACCAACGTGGTTCAGACAAACAACTGATTTTAAAATTGACacaacattgaggcaactcaccgatgatgtctctcagtgatccacagatcgaCCAAACTCTGACAAAAACGGTCTGGAAACATCCACAAAGGTCCAGAAGATCCACTGCAGTCAAAATATTTAGTTTccaaaataagataataatccacagaaagatgttttctccttttaaactctctgcttctcttctgtgctttttttttcgaGCCGCCTTCCAGTCTTTTAATCTAAGTAATGCTGAATAATACagtttaaattcattcattaaacagGAAAATCTTCTGTGCCTCCTGCCTTAAAACCtccagaaacatttaaaaacgGGCGCCATTTTGGCTCCAGTTCCGCTGTGGAGCTTCAAATGACCAATCACGATCTGGCAGatgaagcctagcaaccagagcagccaataacagtctggGTTGTATGTAGGTCCGCCTTTTCATCTCAAGTGTGAAGAtagagccaatcacagctgaatTTTAAGATGACTGACACTTTGAATAGCCAATGTAGTTCTGAATATGCAGCTTCAATTCATATCAAGGATTCCAGTGCTAATAGAGCTACTGCACACCgtacacactacacacacagtttgaagtgataaatatagcGATTGGCCCcagtataaatatatatagccAAAAAATAAGTATAgataccttaaatatgaatacaaaTGGCCAACATTTAGGtttcatgaatataaacataGACATTTTTAcagataaatataataaattgccttttttggaGAATGCCTACATATACTGTTAGAGAAAACATTTCTGTAgtattgttatcagtttatattgaacttggactagtttaaggcttcatgctgtggtaCCATTGTATTTTCCAGCTGATAAATCCCAGATATAGTCATCTGTAGGCatccatttgcaaacaaattttcagggggaaaaaaaccctctgCTTCAGGGTGTTCAAACTTTATAATAACTATAaaataactataataataataagaagaataataagaataataatacgatattttatttataacacactttacatttgaatacaaaTCTCAAAGTGCCCGACGAcgacagtgattctgactgctggaaataaaaagtgtgttcagagtgttacctttcaaaagacaacaaatccATGCATGTTGTCCATATTccaactgaatgaatgaattgtgGAGGGTTAAGGTGTGATGTTATCAACAACATTAATGTGCTGTTGAACATCTTCATTGtgagcttttgttgttttccagtttgCTTGTTTCCCTGCTGGtatgtgtttgttctgtttttttagtTAGCGGGTTTGATGCCCActttttacaaaaatataatcataatataatataatatgatatgATTTATATTGATAGAAATGTTGTGTAATCCTGCAAACTCAATAAATCTAAAGcttgagggtgtgtgtgtgataaatcTGCTGGCTGTGAAGACAGAAACCATGACTCAGCAAAAATCAGGCACAATAAATACTGAACTCATCGACTGGAGttaaacaggagaggagataTATATGGccagaagtatgtggacagtCCCACAAACCATCAGTGTTGGACTTCactcatgtttttgtctctgcagcaggttCAACATCTGCTGGAAAGACTGAAGCCAGAAAAGCGGAAGCTGTTCCATATGTCCATGTTGTCCACAAACTTTTGGACATGTGGTGCAGCAGGGTTGAGTAATgctgtgttcagatttgactgcAGAGCGAAGCATCTTAATAAACAAGCTCTGGTCAGGGTAAGAGACAGAGCCAGAGGGCTAAAGGAAtcattaaaaagataaaactttattcatcaacatgatgtcacactgcaggcgcactgtgtgtgtgtgtgtgtgcgtgtgtctgagTGTATTGTTGTGTAGTTGAGTGCTGTGTCTCTACAAAATAGTGACAACTAGACTCAGAAAAGTCACTGCCGTTGTTCATCAAGACGTAGTTTCAGCACAAAACTCCCCTCAGATTTTTACCATttggaacaaaataaaatgaaagagcCTGTAAACAAAACGTCTGATGATCAACTCTGCAACTCATAAACATCTTTCCCATCTCTCCCTTTCATACCACATGACGTGAACACGGTGCAATAACAGAAAACATTGTGGTAATGGTTCAGATTATGGCCTGCAGCATAATAAAACAGCGTAGTCCTTTCCAGTTACACGGGAAGAAGATGTGAAGCCAAGGAAAAAGGGCGTTACAATGTGGGACCTTAAAAAGGGGCAATGTTAACGTGATGATCGTAGAATTGTCAGCACCTCTCCAGCTCCACAAAGCTTCTCAGCCTTGTTCACTCCTAGCTTTGgttttcatgtattcatgtattcatgtattcataCAGGGTCCAGTCTGACCCACTGAACAAAAAGCTGATTGAGCTGCTCAGTCACTTGTTTGTGACAGTAATGCTGAGAGAGAGCTCAGGCTGTCACTGTTTGCATAGTCATGGAAACAGCTGATATGTTTGTGAATGACAGAAGCTAATGGCAGCTtgtgcagacagaaaagaaCGAGGCCCAACATAGAACCCTGGAGAACACTACAAGAAATGGGAATGGGTTTCATGGGAACTGTAGTtattgaaaacacaataaaacaatacagaaatacaggaaaatgttttcatcttttcacagAGTTTGAGGGGCTGAGGGGTGGGGCTTAAAACAGGTGAGAAGGTGGGGCTTCAGCTGTCTAGGTTAGTCTTCCTGTCCCAACATGCAGGTAGACTTTCATTCTGTTcccgacctctgacctctggcctctctctctgtctcagtctctaCCCGCAGCTCGCGGTGGGGGGCGTGGTCTGGATGTGTCAGTGGGCGTAGCCAGACGACAGCGCAGAGACCTCCGTAACCTGCTGCCTTATGAGGACCAGATGATGTCATATCCTGCCACTCAGGGAAGGAGTGGTGTCAATGACCTGTACTACCAATCAGATGACTGGGGTGGGCGGGGCTTGGATCAGGCCCTGCAGCGATTGGTGGAAAGGGACCAGAGGCGGGAGCAAGAAGAGGAGCAGCGAGCAGGTTGGAGAGCTTTAACCATGTCACACATGACCAATTCTAActttttacaaaaaaacatatcttttttctctgcagtgcaaCTGTTGTTTGGACTATTGTTGTTTTGACTAATCAACCAATCAAATGTGCTCACAGCCTACCTGGCCGCTCTGTTCCGCCTGTTAAGTGAGGCGGAGAGAGCAGGATTGGTTGGCCCAGGTGATGTggaagtggtggaggaagaggacgatgaagaggatgatgagggGCCACCGGGCGACTTCCAGGGCCCGGCCCTACCAGACTACGATGAGACAGGGAGGGGGCTCAACATGGGGAGGCCCCCGGCTGCCTGGTGGGGCCTCCTGGAGCCCCAGCTGGCTCAGGCCCTGCTGGACAGGTgaacagcacttcctgtttccatttACACCAGCGTGACCAGGATTAAAATCTTAATTCATCTGTGTCCGATGTCTTCAGGCTCAGCTTTCAACATTTGTCAGTAATTAAGGTTTGAAATGATAACATGTGAGCTGTGGTTGTCAGGATGGAGCCTCAGATGGCTCAGACTCTGCTGGAGAGAGCGAGACAAGAGAGGCTCCAACAGGCTGGACGAGTTTCATCAGGACTGAACAGAGGAGACCAGGACGCTCTGAGGtgagaaacacattcacatacacacactttcagtaACATCCAACCAATCAATATTTCTAGATGTGCAATAAATCAACTGAAGGTTTGTAATGAAGTGTAGCTGTGAACACAGAGACTTACTGCAGTTCGACAGAgatttttagcctctttcagctgctAGTTGTGGTTCGTATGTATTTATGTCAGCAGTGTATGTACAGCCAGTGTTAGAGGCACATACGTCAAAAATATtttggtaaaaaataaatatataaaatacatacacatgtagTGCTGTAGGTATTAAAGACAGCGAGGACCAGAGTCCAGGTTCAGAGGAGCAGTTCTCAGGAATAACAGACCACAGACCAAATAGTTCAAGTTCAATTCAACTCTCAtcaacataacataacatgaacAATAAAGAGGAGCTTTTTCTCAGCTCATTCACAAAATGAAAGACTATTAAACACCACAACAAAATTGCATTATGCTTATTTCGTCATTCTGCTATGACAAAATAAGCTGCCACACGTGATCTTGACAGGTATGCAATGCTCATTTGTCTAATTTGATGACTTCGGAGCAGTAATGGTACCTGTATATCTGCTCCTTCTCAGACGTCTGGTTGCTAGGTTACTGTCCAGCATCGGCCCTAACAGCGTCCCAGTGATGTCGACTGGTCGCCGATCGAGGAGGGACCTGtctgtcacagcagctgagCCTGTTAGCTCCGCCCACAGGAGAACCCGCCGTTCCCTTGATGACATAGCTCCTCCGTCACCTAGCAACGACCCCCCACTGTTCAGAGtgaagaggctggaggaggagggtgacgAGGAGGAGACGCCCCACCCCCCGGCTGCCGGGCTCCAGAGGATGAAACGCATCGATACCATGGCAACCACCGCCATGGAAGAACTGAATCATGGGAGTCATAGGCGTCGGAGGAGAGCTGCCCTGAACTATGACCCCCAAAACCTGATTGATCAGATAGTAGAATACATGAGGGAgtaagaggagaggagagaaggtaAAGAGTAGAGTGGAGGACggaaggaggagaggtgaggaagagaggagaggaggaaaggtgaggagaagaggaagagaggaagagaagaggaaaagagagaatgaggagaggaggaataggagaggagaagaggaggagagaagaaacggAGGGAAGGAcaggaacagaggagaggaggaaaggagaggagaggaggagagaggaggagagaggaggagagaaaaggagaggatgagagtaggagagaaggaggagatgagaaaaggacaggagagatttagaaaagaggaggaggacaggaggagaggggaggaggagaagaggagaggacgaGTGGAGAGTAGAGGGAGAgtaggaaaggaggagaggagaagacaggagaggaggaaagatgaaaatggAGGAATGAGGGGAGGTGAATTTTGTCGTCTTTCAGGAGTTTTTTTCCTGTATTGTTCTGTTTCTTGCTGCTTTTGGTGAAAATGTATCCGATCAGTCGTATGTTGCTAAAATGACGAGAAATGAAGTGAAGATTTTCAAGCTCATCAAAACTAATTTCCCAAAAGAAATTCCTTCAGGTTTCCTGGAAAGAACAAGTTAATTGATTTCTATTTATAGGAACAGCATAATTTAATAAGGATTTAACTGATATGTTTCCACTTCAATATATTTATCAAATGTGAGGAGTctcacatttacaaaaacacacagaaacttgatgaaaaaaggaaaaacatggcaaaaaaaaagatgtatcatgatgatgatgatgattaatgaCCTAATCTGAAAAAAGGCAGGGGCgttgttttgacatttattttttctaacgATATCTAAATGGAAAAGAAAGCTCAGAATCAATAACAGCAACTCAGAGCAACTGATAACAAAGATCCATCACAGGGGTTAAAAAAGTACACGACTTTTGATGCTGTCTAAAGCCAACAAGGATACTATAAGATCTTTGTATTTATGAACAAGCTCTGTAAGTATCAAACCTTCAGTGAAGTAAATGATTAAATTTAATGTGTAAATAATTGTGTCATCTGCGTACAGACACAGTCAACAGAATGATGTTAGATTGTTGGTAAATTATAGAAAATAGAAGTGGTCCAAGGACTGAACCTTCTGGGACACCGTTCTCCATGGTAATTAAATAGGAATTTTTGGCACGATAAATCCAGATTAATTGCTGTAAAACCTTGGTTTTTAAATCAGAGCACCATGGCAACATGTAACATTTGGTGTAAGAACAATTATATTTATTTGGGCTTGAATTGAgtttttctttcaaagaaaTTACTCTGGAATTCAGATAATAACAGCCCCAAAACTCTGTCAATATTGATCTATAATTAGTATCAAactacatgtttttttcaggaAACTTTCTCAGAAGTTCTAGATTTATTCCTCACTTTGGTCAGTGGAGTGGCTTTAAAAACTATACTACCCACAGTCCTCAGCAGTTGTGACAGAATCCAAAGACAGTCGGATCAAATGTATGAATTTATCCATCAAATCTACAAAGTACTGACACCCAGCGACAGAGTTTGAAACTCTCTGATTGGTTGCTTTAACGGACTCTGGGACTTGAAGTTGACCCCACCCACTCTGCTTGTCTAGAAAAAGGTCCAAATTTGAAAGAATGACGGTTAAAAACACCTTCACACTGACTACATCTTCCCTCCATCAGTGTGAATCTGTTTctggaaaagacagacagataatgGACAGCGACGGTAACGCAGCGACAGCTCATCCGCTCTGTGATTGGTTCGTTCCTGTTGTGTTCATGTACTTCAGCTTgcgtgctgcagctctgttagTGTGATCACTCGTCTGTCTGTGGTAAAACAAGAAACTTTTATTTATCTCAGTCTCTGAATTAAAGTCAGTATCCACCACAAACCTCTCAGTCTGCTTTCTTCTGTCTCTACTGCAGAATCTTGAAAGATTTATTGTTAGTAGTTGTTGCTAGTTGTTGCTAGTCATGGTCTTCATCGAACGATATGCAGCAACTGTCGCTGGTAGAGCTGTAGTCCACTTATTAGACGGTTGGTAgtttgatccctggcctcggAAGCCTGCATGTTGAAACCAAAATTTCTCCTGATGCTGTACATGTTGTAcatgctcgtaatgagcaggttGCCTAGCTACCTTTGTGTGAATGGGtaaatgcaggcttgtgttataaaagtgctttgagtggttgtcagaggtaaaaagcactttttaaaagcaCCATTTATGATCTCCATATGACAAGAGGATATGATGAAGACTGTTTGATATGACGAAAAGCCccagaacagctactaattGGACCTTAAGGTGAGATCAGCGGCTGTTTTGAGGCTTTAACCCTAAATTAATATGATGCCTCAGaagagctgttttattttaaacagtCTCAGACATTTgaaacagctgctctgtgaaacaGGGGGACATCATAAAGTACCTTCAGTGAAGCTGGTGACATCTTCTAAGCTGGCAACTTCACTTACACAGGTAACTTTACCTGAAAAGATAATGTCACCTGGTAGCATCAATTAATTACTGCATCAGGTAACATCATCAGATCTAAAAGAGGCAACTGGAATTCTGCATGTGATCTAAAATGGACCCAGACATTGGCTTGTTTTCtatcagctttattttgaaatgtctgCTCTGTGGACCAGGACTCACCTGGTCAGGTAACATCatcagtcacatgacctgaacaccagctgctctgtctctgattggctgtctttCATGAGGAAACTGATAAAATCTATGTTTCATTcacaaacatacataaatactgattatgaaacagctaCTGAACATTCTGTACGCACCGACATGCAGGAAACAGTCTGCAAATACAActaacaaacagcaacaacctGCATACAAAAGTTATTCTACCAAACGATCCGACTTTAGACAGGAAGTCGTTTTCTTTTCAGGTTACAGGAAGCTAAACTCAGACTTTCATGCAAGACAAAAttctgagggggggggggggggggggggggcacagttAGAGCGGGGTGGAGGGTTGGGGGGTCATGAGGTCCTTCcccaggggaaaaaaagaaattaattacAAATATGTACTGTAAAACTT
Proteins encoded:
- the pcsk1nl gene encoding proprotein convertase subtilisin/kexin type 1 inhibitor, like; translation: MASLSLLLLSTALIHTVQSLPAARGGGRGLDVSVGVARRQRRDLRNLLPYEDQMMSYPATQGRSGVNDLYYQSDDWGGRGLDQALQRLVERDQRREQEEEQRAAYLAALFRLLSEAERAGLVGPGDVEVVEEEDDEEDDEGPPGDFQGPALPDYDETGRGLNMGRPPAAWWGLLEPQLAQALLDRMEPQMAQTLLERARQERLQQAGRVSSGLNRGDQDALRRLVARLLSSIGPNSVPVMSTGRRSRRDLSVTAAEPVSSAHRRTRRSLDDIAPPSPSNDPPLFRVKRLEEEGDEEETPHPPAAGLQRMKRIDTMATTAMEELNHGSHRRRRRAALNYDPQNLIDQIVEYMRE